The Phacochoerus africanus isolate WHEZ1 chromosome 9, ROS_Pafr_v1, whole genome shotgun sequence genomic sequence TATCTAtagcttttttcatttatttccttgagACTTTCCCTCATGTCTTCAAATATGTACAGATGCCCTTTCGATCCCTGTCTTAAAAAAGTTTAGGTAGCCCTTAACATGctagtttttctcttatttttcccctttccagAATTCACCAGCTTAAAACCTATACTGCCTTCATGTCTAAGTGTTCATTTCCTGTCATGCTATAATCTGGCTTCGCTCAATTTCCTGCTCGACACCAATGACCTTTGAACCAAAGTAGGTGATGCGCTCTCCACATCAGTtgcctgcctctttttttttttgtccttagcaATACAGTATAGTACTGATTCTAACCtgtctttctgacatttctttttGTTAACTCCTATGTtggcttcttttttcttgtaAAGCATAGGCTCCGATCACCTGCTTCTCTTAGAGAATGtattcatctctattttatgtcttttacttaGATTCTCACTCCCATCTCCCAGCATCCTGAAAATCTCCTAAAGGCTCAAGCTACGTAAAATCCAACCACGGACCCATCACTGACCCATGTCCCAATTTCTCCATTAGGACCTTTGCTGAGCCAGGAAGTGTCTTCAATTCTTCCCTTTCTTGGCCACTGCCCagttacactttcttttttcttttgtctttctgccttttctagggccgctcccatggcatgtggaggttcccaggctaggggtctaatcggagctgtagctacgggcctacgccagagccacagcaacgcgggatcccagccacatctgcaacctacacccagctcacagcaacgcaggatcccagccgcatctgcaacctatatccagctcacagcaacaccggatccttaacccactgagcaaggccagggattgaacctgcaacctcatggttcctagtcagattcgttaaccactgcgccacaacgggaactccctgttatacTTTCTTCATGTCTCTCATGCTTGTTCTTTATTTGCATTCTGATTATAACCACTCTAGTCCCGAAATGTATTGacttgttttgatttttacagTAACCTCAATTGTCTatcctctttctctccatcctgcTCAGTTCAGCAGCTTTACCTGCTTTGACCCCTGTCTTATGGAGCCTTCAAGAGATTACTTTCCAAACTGAACGCTTTCTAACCTAGATTTTTTCACTTGATACATCATTTATTGAGCGAATTAACTAAGACCTCACCtagtttttaaaggaagctaAAATCTGATCCTTTTTAGGATCTATTTTCCATAGCTAATCTAGAGCAGATATTTCACCCTCATCTGCTTTGAGGCAGGAGGGTGGTTTGATGAATTGAGGGCAGCTTCAAGCAGGAGCTATTTCCTTTGTCTGGTTTGTGAGCCCAAGCTTAAGCTAATTTAGCACCTAGCATTATCCTGATTAGCATTAAAGGTCTAAGGTGGGCACCTAAACTACATTGGCCAATTTAGGCTAAAGGACAAATCTTACATAAATCCCTCCCCACTCATTCCACAGGCACCGTTGATCTGGCTCTGGGGAGTGGCAGAAGGCAGAGCTGAGAGAATAGCACATGAAACGTGCTTGAAGTGAGCTATTGCCTTCtaattaggggggaaaaaacccttttTGATTATGCCTTATTGAGGTGGGTTTCTATTACTTACgactgaaaacattttcatatatcTGTAAACTCTTATCTAGTTAGGCAGCTTTCCTTGCTATCCACTGTACATATGCTTTTGTTGTTGATTGTGCTTCCTCTACATGGATTGTGTTTAATACTGTTTTCTAGCTACTCAAATCGAAATATCTGAATCTAAATATCTACACAAAACATGAACTTATATGGAATGGATGCCTCTCTGGTAGGCTTTCTGGTTTTCATTCTGTGATGACCAGAAGTGACTGTAGGAGATAACCATGGATGAAGGACTCTGCTGTGCAGCCGTGATTTTTATGGATTGCAGATCAGATAACCCAATATTTAAGAGGAAATTCAGGTCACATGGTCATCCTCTGTGTCCCATGGCACAGCATTAAGTCTCTACAAACCCAGTAAAGAATAAAGAGGTTTCGTTTTGgtctggtttggtttttggtttttgattttgtttgtttttgccatgcccagggcatgtggaaaatcccggagcagggatcaaacctgaaccacggcagtgacccaagccgctgcagtgacaccagatccttaacacgatGTGCAACAAGGGAACTCTTTGAGGAGCTTTTTTTTCgaaagtttttttcttgtgaattgACAAAGGCATCATAGAGCATCTTTATTTAACCCTTTATGCACCATTGGATCTGGTATCATAAAGCCCAGTTGCAGAGCAACTTGCTGCATACTCGAAAGCAGCTACAAAGGAGCTTAATGGACTGGGGGACTGAGATGAACTAAGGTAGGTAGAATTTTGGTAAGGCTCCATCTATCCCTCGTTTGTCCCTTATAAGGAGGAGTTCTCCAACTACTTTAACTCGGGGTGTTACTGGGACTTCTGAATGTTTCCTGGACTCCTCCCACCATGGGTCCTTCTCATAGAACTAAGAAGACTCCACATTTCCCAGGGATCAGAGGGAGTAACACATCTCCCCAAAGTGTCCAATTGATGATAAGTGTCAGGCATTTGAATCTCAACTTTTAAAGATTTCTAATTAGGGTCAGGCAGGAAATTTTAGGGTGAACCATgcagagagagaagtgaaaactTACTGACTGTCGAGTGAGGGCTGAATATTTGAATCACTGCTGTCATAAGGAAAAGGAGATCAACAGTGACTGGTGAAATGTGTTTTAAGACAATATTTGACCATTTGTGCATATTCTAGATATTctcccccccaaaataataacaatgaagtGGTACAAAAGGGGAAATCCTTCATTATCTCCGTAATCATCTCAGGTTCTATGCTGATAAGTTAGCAAGTGATTCCGCTCCTTTTTTCAGCCATAGTAAAGTAAAATATCTCTGGCAGCAAGCCTACGCATTGTATCAAAGCTGTTCAATGAAAAACAAGCATGTTTGGGGCTTATTAGTAGCTTAATCTAAAAGTATCCGCGGACAAAGAACATATGAGGGACTAATAAAACTTACTGAATAAGATTTGGTCTGGGATAGAAAACAATAGAACCCAAGGGCCAAGATGGCCTTGTTAACTTCGGAAAAAATAGAGGCTGCGCAATAGACTCTACtgggaagctttttaaaatagcacTGTCTGGCCTCTTCccaagagattctgattcaatgAGTCTCAGAATTGTCTGATACTAGAAAAcatcttatatttttcacttttgtcttttagggatgcacctgcagcatgtgaaagttcccaggctaggggtcgaatcggagctgcagctgccagccaacgccacaccacaacaatgccagatctgagccggatctgtgacctacatcacagctcacagcaatggctgatcctcaacccactgagcgagctggggatcaaactcatgacgggaactcctggaaaacatttgaaaatcttCTCAAGAGAGTCTACTAAGAATCTAGGTTTGAGAACCATTGGGATAGAGGATAGGAAATtgttcaaatttttaaagttagacATTAGCCAGGTGAATATTTCAAGCAACCTGTATTATTGATGATGATACTTCCTGGTATAAAAACAAAGCTTATGCCAAAAACAGGAACAATTACCTTGATGACCTTGGTAAAAATTAGAAGACAACTTCACCAGTGTAATTAAAGGCAAGGGAATAAATCCCTGTGGACTAAGAAATCtaactaggagaaaaaaaatctaggaatttaagcttttttatttcctcagtcaGTGCCGTTGTATCTTCTTGGGAGACACTAGAAGGTAAGGTTGGAAGAAGAAGTTTAAATTACCAAATTTCTAGCACTTCTTGGTTTCAGAGAGGCAGATATGGATGAAAACCTATACTATTTTAGATATTTCCAAAGTAATAGATCTATTTTCATCTTAATTAGGCCTACATTAATTCATCCCATATTTAAAACTTGAGTAATATTAGTCTTGCCTAGGCTATGCATTCTTTTAAAAGGAGCTCTTCAtggatttgttttgttaattcaagactttattttttccccgGGAGGCATTTATTCAACTCTGTGTAAAGCACAGTTCTGTTtgattaaaatagtattttttaaaaggaagacatTATCCTTTAGTGGCCTATACGCTAGTTTAGAGAATAAgtcattacataaaataataggataaaaataaagatggaaattaATAGATGGTTTATGGATTGAATTGTCTCTCCctaaaaatgtatacattgaattcccaatacctcagaatgtgatgttatttggagataaaataaagaggtcattttaaatgaaaatgacttttttttttttttttggtcttttctagggccacacccacagcagacggaggttcccaggctaagcttctaatcggagctgtagccaccgacctacgccagagccacagaaacttgggatccaagcggatccaagccacatcggctGCCAGCAGTTCttggtaatgcaggatccttaacccactgagcgaggccagggatcgaaccgcaacctcatggttcctagttgggttcgttaaccactgtgccacgagacGGGAACACCTGAAAAGGGCCGTTTGagatcaagttaaaatgaggtcagtAGGGTGAGTGTTAATCTAAATTACCAGtgtcctccaaaaaaaaaaaaaaaaagacaaaaaaattggagGCAAACACAAACCCAGCAAGATTACCAGGTGAAGGGGAAGGAAGTGATCAGGATTCTTTTCAACAAGCCAGGGAATAGCAAAGACTGCCACCTAGAAATAAGGTGAGAGGCATGAAACTGAGTCTTCCTTGAAGCCCTCAGAAGGAATTCGTCTTGCCGACACCACTTCTAGCCTTCAGAATTGGGAGACAATAAGTTACAGTTGTTTAGTCCAACTAATTGTTGGTACCTTGTTATTGCAATCTAGCAACTACTACGATATGATTAACTACCAAAAGTATGATAATGGTaatgattaagatggtggaagcttatattttctgagttcatttattttggatTAAACTTTATGCTGAGCTATCTTTTGTCATGAGGTTTGGTTTTGTCATGGCTTGGTTCCAACTTCCCTGATGCTCCAACAACATATACAGTGTCTGTTTATTTGGCTTTTATCTAATCCTTTGGAAAACAATTCAACTTCTCATAACCACAATAAGCTGGCCTTGGCTCACTCTCGTACTGACAGAGATACACCAAGACATGTGTTTCTCTGTTTTGCCACATTTGATGATGATTGGGGAATTCAGCAGAATCACGGCagaatgtaaaaagaaatctcaagatACTGTCCTTCTCAGACTGAAACATGatgataattttgatttttacttcCTCATCCACAAATAAATCATCTATTCATGCTATAGTATTGTAAGTATAAATTACTTGCAATTATTCACCAATTATTCTGAATGGGAAGTTCATCATTTATGTAACAGTAAAACTAGTAGTTCTGTTTGATCCCTAAGTTTGGtgcacaaataaaattatatgaatacAACTGTGAATATCTCTTAGAAAGGGCGGATTATTAGATGGAGTTATTATATTTTACTGTATAGGCAATGACATTCGAAGTGCTCTATTCCACTGTTATAGAATTTATTACATACTGACAGATGAGAAATTTATGGGTAATTCGACCTAGTATAGACTATAATGTTGTTGAGAAACCAAATGCcctttccatatgctgtggattgcATTTGGTATCTTGTTTAATAATCCCAGAAACTCAATTAAAAAGCTATTTCTGCCTTGTAAAGGAAGAAAACTGACGCACAGAGAAGTAACTGGTCAGAGGACATGCAGGTTGGTAGAGGCAGAGCTTGAGTGTGGTTAATGCCACCTGCCTGCAGAAGTCTCTGCTCATCCTGTTCCAGTCCTGACCATATCGTGTATGTTGCTTTACCAGAGTAGCACACACAGAGGAGTAGATACTGAGTAAGAGAGTACACAAAGAGCTGACATTTATAACTTCTTATGGCTCTAGAGGAAGGAAATATTCATCATGGAATGGGAGAATCAGACGGCTAGCTCTGACTTCATCTTGATGGGGATTTTTAGCCACACGCCCACTCACATCTTTCTCTTCTCGCTGGTGCTGGGCATCTTCACAGTGGCTCTCTTGGCAAACACTGTCATGGTTCTCCTCATCTACCTGGACCGCCggctccacacccccatgtacttcctcCTCAGCCAACTCTCCCTCATGGACCTCATGGTCATCTGCACCACGGTGCCCAAAATGGCCTGCAACTACCTGTCTGGCAGGAAGTCCATTTCTGTAGCAGGATGTGAAACCCAGATATTCTTCTATGTGTCCCTCTTTGGGGCTGAGTGCTTCCTATTGGCtgtcatggcctatgaccgctatgctGCCATCTGCTACCCTCTTCAGTACCTCAAGCTCATGAACTGGAACGTTTGTGGGCTCCTGgctgcctcttcatggatcctTGGGGTCTTTGATGGGATTATAGAGTTAGCTGCTACTCTGTCCTTCTCCTACTGTGGCTCCCGAGAAATATCCCAGTTCTTCTGTGATGTCCCAGCACTCCTACGTCTCTCGTGCACGGATACTTCCACCTTTGAAACCCTCATTTTTATCTGTTGTGTGGTAATGCTCCTCTTCCCTTTGTCACTCATCATCATCTCCTACACACGGGTGATCATAACTGTCATTCGCATGAGTTCTGGGGAGGGTCGGCACAAGGCGTTCACCACCTGTAGTTCCCACCTTGTCGTCGTGGGGATGTATTATGGAGCAGCTATGTTCATATATATGAGGCCCACGTCCAAtcggtccccagcccaggacaaGATGGTGTCAACCTTCTACACCATTCTCACTCCCATGATGAATCCCCTTATATACAGCCTCCGCAACAAAGACGTGGCCAAAGCATTCAGAGAGGTGCTGGGGAAGGCGAAATCTAGAGAATAAGTGGGATAATAGTTCCAGgaaatttcttctttcataactgtccctctctctctctagcacatttattcaatataaaaaaaaacacacacacacaat encodes the following:
- the LOC125136181 gene encoding olfactory receptor 2M2-like — its product is MEWENQTASSDFILMGIFSHTPTHIFLFSLVLGIFTVALLANTVMVLLIYLDRRLHTPMYFLLSQLSLMDLMVICTTVPKMACNYLSGRKSISVAGCETQIFFYVSLFGAECFLLAVMAYDRYAAICYPLQYLKLMNWNVCGLLAASSWILGVFDGIIELAATLSFSYCGSREISQFFCDVPALLRLSCTDTSTFETLIFICCVVMLLFPLSLIIISYTRVIITVIRMSSGEGRHKAFTTCSSHLVVVGMYYGAAMFIYMRPTSNRSPAQDKMVSTFYTILTPMMNPLIYSLRNKDVAKAFREVLGKAKSRE